The following are encoded in a window of Candidatus Nitrosotenuis cloacae genomic DNA:
- a CDS encoding DUF4364 family protein, whose amino-acid sequence MKYRSRTEIVEMILQATRSGATKTKIMYRAYLSYTQVKEYLSFLLENDLIKYEEGSQIYRITEKGLHFLQVYGEISDLVTPKPSSKKSF is encoded by the coding sequence TGAAGTATCGTAGCAGAACAGAGATTGTTGAGATGATACTGCAAGCTACAAGGAGCGGTGCAACCAAAACGAAAATAATGTATCGGGCATATCTGTCGTACACCCAAGTCAAAGAGTACCTGTCGTTTCTATTGGAAAACGACCTCATAAAATATGAGGAAGGCTCTCAGATATACCGAATCACGGAAAAGGGGCTGCACTTCTTGCAAGTATATGGGGAGATAAGCGACCTAGTCACTCCAAAACCGTCCAGC